A DNA window from Vanessa tameamea isolate UH-Manoa-2023 chromosome 24, ilVanTame1 primary haplotype, whole genome shotgun sequence contains the following coding sequences:
- the LOC113404865 gene encoding uncharacterized protein LOC113404865, with product MKYMDKLPTVISCCFCCFLRAGTVMIAIFSFISGLIFAPNVSHTKGFWNMDPVLSYHSAATEHTIQIILGVVSIMLCLVSVMLLVGAICNIPMLILIYQWGALLYSATVFLLLFILAVFCFFVHSNCVLAGAALCALMVCEVLVTLYFLIVANSLRMSLKYAESDDVFY from the exons atgaaGTACATGGATAAATTGCCAACAGTGATCAGCTGTTGTTTCTGCTGTTTCCTAAGAGCTGGAACGGTTATGATCGCAATATTCTCATTC ATATCGGGTTTGATCTTCGCGCCCAATGTAAGTCATACGAAGGGTTTCTGGAACATGGATCCAGTTCTCTCGTACCACAGCGCAGCCACGGAACATACCATACAGATAATCTTAGGTGTTGTCTCTATCATGCTGTGCTTGGTCAGCGTGATGTTACTCGTTGGAGCGATTTGT AATATACCAATGTTAATCCTGATATACCAGTGGGGGGCACTTCTGTACAGTGCAACAGTCTTCTTGTTGCTGTTTATTCTGGCTGTGTTCTGTTTCTTTGTGCATTCGAATTGTGTGCTGGCTGGTGCTGCTCTGTGTGCGCTGATGGTGTGTGAAGTATTAG ttaccCTTTATTTTCTAATCGTCGCGAACAGCCTACGAATGTCTCTAAAGTATGCGGAGAGCGATGATGTCTTTTATTAA
- the LOC113404868 gene encoding uncharacterized protein LOC113404868, which translates to MCDIFPDVDNCCLVITLRIGMLLISVLAIMTGVVGLSTVEQKSHMNYQKVKDATHISKAEEAMDKLGVLVSAGISVMSYLFMITGVCLLIGTLIDEEGLVQIFVWVTFFNVILGFVMVLGTAIECIAKSSCILSDLDWLSGSALLVLIIGYLFLWIYFICVANSYVLGVVG; encoded by the exons ATGTGCGATATATTTCCGGACGTGGACAATTGTTGCTTGGTAATTACATTGCGGATTGGGATGCTTTTGATATCGGTATTGGCAATT atgaCAGGCGTAGTTGGATTAAGCACGGTTGAACAAAAATCTCATATGAACTATCAAAAGGTTAAAGATGCTACTCATATTTCAA AAGCTGAAGAAGCAATGGACAAACTCGGTGTGCTCGTATCCGCGGGGATCAGCGTGATGTCATACCTGTTCATGATCACTGGTGTCTGCTTATTGATTGGTACTTTAATc GATGAAGAGGGACTTGTCCAAATATTCGTTTGGGTGACATTTTTCAACGTCATCCTTGGTTTCGTCATGGTCTTGGGAACGGCTATCGAGTGCATTGCGAAAAGCAGCTGCATCTTGAGCGACCTGGATTGGCTATCGGGATCCGCTTTGCTGGTTTTAATTATCGGATATTTGTTCt TGTGGATATATTTCATTTGCGTCGCAAATAGTTACGTTTTGGGTGTTGTAGGATAA